In Vicingus serpentipes, the DNA window AAGCTAACTTCTCATTAATCTGTTTCGATTTAAGCCATATTTCAGATTTTACAGTTCAATTTAGTAATGCTACTTACAAATTAATGAAAAGAGCATTACCTGGCCCTTACACTTTTATTTTAAATGCCAACACTAGCGTGCCTAAGCTCTTTAAATCCAACAAAAAAACAATTGGAATAAGAATACCAGACAACAATATAGCAAGAGCTCTAGTAAAAGAATTAGGTAATCCTTTAATTTCTACTTCGGTGCATGATGACGATGAAATATTAGAATACATTACCAATCCTGAACTAATTTACGAAAAATACGAAAAGCTTGTAGATATAGTTATTGAT includes these proteins:
- a CDS encoding L-threonylcarbamoyladenylate synthase — encoded protein: MKMLISIYPDNPDERKIAQVVKTLKKGGIIIYPTDTVYSMACDLNNRKAVERMAQLKGIKVEKANFSLICFDLSHISDFTVQFSNATYKLMKRALPGPYTFILNANTSVPKLFKSNKKTIGIRIPDNNIARALVKELGNPLISTSVHDDDEILEYITNPELIYEKYEKLVDIVIDGGFGKNDASTVIDCTHDEPEVIREGVGSIDII